A genomic window from Streptomyces sp. NBC_01429 includes:
- a CDS encoding SCO6880 family protein, whose protein sequence is MTTQAQPMAPRRTYLIGRARPNAIVGKNRETGEIALIIAGAFLGMMCGLLVPVLSLRIVTLTGFPMIALAAVYMPYKHRTFYKWFEINRSYKRTLRQGTTYRSTAMEAGTRFDGREVEVGPPPGIGRINWLAAPFGPDEIAVLLHADRRTVTAAIEIEGPGVGLRDSEDQEALVDRFGTLLKHVANGDGFVTRLQMLARTLPADPDAHEKDVAQRGDSKSPGWLQDSYDQLQSMVSTSSEQHRAYLVACMHYTRELAAEGQAMARAARQAAGTRKLDRDAGLAVVMARELTDICARLAEADIRVRQPLGQGRLSSLVHSMYDPDHPIDHIQAMTKRNAWPAELDAMEATYLQAKTRESSTRAPWCHSTAWVKEWPMTPVGVNFLAPLLVHTPDVIRTVSVTMDLEPTEIAIERMLTEKTNDDAEASRAAKMNRTVDPRDIAAHGRLDQRGEDLASGAAGVNLVGYITVSSRSPESLARDKRTIRASAGKSYLKLEWCDREHHRAFVNTLPFATGIRR, encoded by the coding sequence TTGACGACCCAGGCCCAGCCGATGGCGCCCCGCCGTACGTATCTGATCGGCCGCGCCCGGCCGAACGCGATCGTCGGCAAGAACCGCGAGACCGGCGAGATCGCCCTCATCATCGCCGGGGCGTTCCTCGGCATGATGTGCGGTCTGCTCGTCCCCGTCCTGTCCCTGCGGATCGTGACGCTCACCGGCTTCCCGATGATCGCCCTGGCCGCCGTGTACATGCCGTACAAGCACCGCACGTTCTACAAGTGGTTCGAGATCAACCGCAGCTACAAGCGCACCCTGCGCCAGGGCACCACCTACCGCTCCACCGCCATGGAGGCCGGTACGCGCTTCGACGGCCGTGAGGTCGAGGTCGGCCCGCCCCCCGGCATCGGCCGGATCAACTGGCTGGCCGCGCCCTTCGGCCCCGACGAGATCGCCGTCCTGCTGCACGCCGACCGCCGCACCGTCACCGCCGCCATCGAGATCGAGGGCCCCGGCGTCGGACTGCGCGACAGCGAGGACCAGGAAGCCCTCGTCGACCGCTTCGGCACCCTCCTCAAGCACGTCGCCAACGGCGACGGCTTCGTCACCCGGCTCCAGATGCTCGCCCGCACCCTGCCCGCCGACCCCGACGCGCACGAGAAGGACGTCGCCCAGCGCGGCGACTCCAAGTCCCCCGGCTGGCTCCAGGACTCCTACGACCAGCTCCAGTCGATGGTCTCCACCTCCAGCGAGCAGCACCGCGCCTACCTCGTCGCCTGCATGCACTACACCCGCGAACTCGCCGCCGAGGGCCAGGCCATGGCCCGCGCCGCCCGCCAGGCCGCCGGTACGAGGAAACTCGACCGGGACGCGGGACTCGCCGTCGTCATGGCGCGCGAACTCACCGACATCTGCGCCCGCCTCGCCGAGGCCGACATCCGGGTGCGCCAGCCGCTCGGCCAGGGCCGGCTGTCCTCCCTCGTGCACTCCATGTACGACCCCGACCACCCCATCGACCACATCCAGGCCATGACGAAACGAAACGCCTGGCCGGCCGAGCTGGACGCGATGGAAGCGACGTATCTCCAGGCCAAGACCCGCGAGTCGTCCACCCGCGCGCCCTGGTGCCACTCCACCGCCTGGGTCAAGGAGTGGCCGATGACCCCCGTCGGCGTGAACTTCCTCGCGCCGCTGCTCGTCCACACCCCCGATGTGATCCGTACGGTCTCGGTCACCATGGACCTCGAACCCACCGAGATCGCCATCGAGCGGATGCTGACGGAGAAGACCAACGACGACGCGGAAGCCAGCCGCGCCGCCAAGATGAACCGTACGGTCGACCCGCGCGACATCGCCGCGCACGGCCGGCTCGACCAGCGGGGTGAAGATCTCGCCAGCGGGGCGGCCGGAGTCAACCTCGTCGGGTACATCACCGTGTCGTCCAGGTCCCCCGAGAGCCTCGCCAGAGACAAAAGGACCATCAGAGCCTCGGCCGGCAAGTCCTATCTGAAGCTGGAGTGGTGCGACCGCGAGCACCACCGTGCCTTTGTGAACACCTTGCCGTTCGCGACCGGCATCCGCCGATAA
- a CDS encoding MSMEG_1061 family FMN-dependent PPOX-type flavoprotein, whose protein sequence is MTTHAGTRPRRVPPAEVRARLGEPEPMTKAKIFDHIDEQCRRFIAHSPFLAMATADAAGRADSSPRGDYPGFVKVLDERTLAIPDRPGNKIADTFRNLAENDGIGLLFLIPGVRETLRVNGSAYPTDEPEVLARMRTEAREPELAIVVEVAEVYPHCGRALIRSRLWDPASQALAQEIPSAGEFAVAMLGLDIPAEAIDRGLDEAYRKLF, encoded by the coding sequence GTGACGACACATGCAGGCACGCGTCCCCGGCGGGTGCCGCCGGCCGAGGTCCGCGCCCGGCTCGGGGAACCCGAGCCCATGACCAAGGCCAAGATCTTCGACCACATCGACGAGCAGTGCCGCCGTTTCATCGCGCACTCCCCTTTTCTGGCGATGGCCACGGCGGACGCGGCGGGGCGCGCGGACAGTTCGCCCCGTGGCGACTACCCGGGGTTCGTGAAGGTCCTGGACGAACGGACCCTGGCGATTCCCGACCGCCCCGGCAACAAGATCGCGGATACCTTCCGCAATCTCGCGGAGAACGACGGGATCGGGCTCCTCTTCCTGATCCCCGGGGTGCGGGAGACGCTGCGGGTCAACGGCTCGGCCTATCCCACCGATGAACCCGAGGTGCTGGCCCGGATGCGGACCGAGGCCAGGGAGCCGGAGCTGGCGATCGTCGTCGAGGTGGCGGAGGTCTACCCGCACTGCGGCCGCGCGCTCATCCGCTCCCGGCTGTGGGACCCCGCGAGCCAGGCTCTCGCCCAGGAGATCCCGTCGGCCGGCGAGTTCGCCGTCGCCATGCTCGGGCTCGACATCCCGGCGGAGGCGATCGACCGGGGTCTCGACGAGGCGTACCGGAAGCTCTTCTGA
- a CDS encoding sortase domain-containing protein produces MAALCVVAAVLLRVFPPGPGSGPAGGRSAAGTGATAEPRVVRVTDTSSAPVRLRIPALGVSAGVLPLALDDGGTLDAPGFRHAMEVGWYAHGPRPGEPGPAVLVGHRDAPANPGTVPVVGGRDDIKNAVFAKLGRLRPGDLVEAELGDGRRVPFRVTSVDTYPTRAFPTELVYGPVPDPQLRLITCGGIIDARGHWDSNVVVSAAAVR; encoded by the coding sequence GTGGCGGCCCTGTGCGTGGTGGCCGCCGTACTCCTGCGCGTCTTCCCGCCAGGACCGGGGTCAGGGCCGGCGGGAGGACGGTCGGCGGCCGGCACCGGCGCCACCGCCGAACCCCGCGTCGTCCGGGTCACGGACACGTCGTCCGCGCCCGTACGGCTCCGTATCCCGGCGCTCGGCGTGAGCGCGGGCGTGCTGCCGCTCGCCCTCGACGACGGCGGCACCCTGGACGCGCCGGGCTTCCGGCACGCGATGGAGGTCGGCTGGTACGCCCACGGGCCCCGGCCCGGCGAGCCGGGCCCCGCCGTGCTCGTCGGCCACCGCGACGCCCCGGCCAACCCGGGCACCGTGCCGGTGGTGGGCGGCCGGGACGACATCAAGAACGCGGTCTTCGCGAAGCTCGGCCGGCTGCGCCCCGGCGATCTGGTCGAAGCGGAGCTGGGGGACGGGCGGCGGGTGCCGTTCCGGGTGACGTCCGTGGACACGTACCCGACCAGGGCGTTCCCCACGGAGCTGGTCTACGGTCCGGTGCCGGACCCGCAGCTCCGGCTGATCACCTGCGGCGGGATCATCGACGCCCGCGGCCACTGGGACTCGAACGTCGTGGTCAGCGCGGCGGCGGTGCGCTGA
- a CDS encoding type IV secretory system conjugative DNA transfer family protein: protein MSRHDPPPHDAPRGQAAQGGIPDGLLVGLLGFLLGLTLLVWTATGLAGLFAHGGWPEGVTFTRTPMAMRELASAPHDLPGAWPDTPPGELSGYGLFWGLLISQLMVLTVLTVFALGVTARYRVVRAQRRERDAAPEQAHAPGPVDSADGTAVESVPQAVPTPAPARPAPVAQAPATPLPEPAPAPAPAPAPAPTVPQPAPVLMATPLVTTPVPPPVPAPRVRYGDPETRRPTAVQAILDAQGPALVVTSDPAVWAETKDARAKLGPVLVYDPGHLCDTPARLHWSPTAGCEDPGTAAARASALLSPVRPRALLDAAMADTAETLLRCWLHAAAVDGRPVKQVLRWTQGGGAQEAVRILRTHPKAASGQAGLLESALTAYPERRETAQQLTGRVLGALSSIHIRDACTPNRTDALALDSFAAEGGTLYVVGEPIEDPRSRPGAMPLLTALTSHVVEHGRRMAARSSDGRLDPPMTLVLDDIAAVAPLPQLPELLVTGEKRGLPTLALLRSPQQGKDRWPQHELSDRA, encoded by the coding sequence ATGTCGCGCCACGACCCGCCGCCGCACGACGCGCCCCGGGGGCAGGCCGCCCAGGGCGGCATTCCCGACGGGCTGCTGGTCGGGCTGCTGGGCTTCCTCCTGGGGCTGACGCTGCTGGTCTGGACGGCCACCGGACTGGCGGGCCTGTTCGCGCACGGCGGCTGGCCGGAGGGCGTCACCTTCACCCGTACGCCCATGGCCATGCGCGAACTCGCCTCGGCCCCCCACGACCTGCCGGGGGCCTGGCCGGACACCCCGCCGGGGGAGTTGTCGGGGTACGGGCTGTTCTGGGGCCTGCTGATCAGCCAGCTGATGGTGCTGACGGTCCTCACGGTGTTCGCGCTGGGAGTCACGGCGCGCTATCGCGTGGTACGGGCCCAGCGCCGGGAGCGGGACGCGGCGCCGGAACAGGCGCACGCACCGGGTCCGGTGGATTCAGCGGACGGTACGGCGGTGGAGAGCGTCCCGCAGGCGGTCCCTACGCCCGCGCCCGCGCGACCGGCGCCGGTTGCCCAGGCGCCCGCGACGCCGCTCCCGGAGCCCGCACCCGCACCCGCACCCGCACCCGCACCCGCACCCACCGTGCCTCAGCCGGCTCCGGTGCTGATGGCCACTCCCCTCGTCACGACGCCCGTCCCTCCGCCCGTCCCGGCGCCACGCGTCCGGTACGGCGACCCGGAGACCCGCCGCCCGACCGCCGTGCAGGCGATCCTCGACGCCCAGGGCCCGGCACTCGTCGTCACCTCGGACCCGGCCGTATGGGCGGAGACCAAGGACGCGCGGGCCAAGCTCGGCCCCGTCCTCGTCTACGACCCCGGCCACCTCTGCGACACCCCGGCCCGGCTCCACTGGTCCCCGACCGCCGGATGCGAGGACCCGGGTACGGCGGCGGCGCGCGCGAGCGCGCTGCTCTCCCCCGTACGGCCGAGGGCCCTGCTGGACGCCGCCATGGCCGACACCGCGGAGACCCTGCTGCGCTGCTGGCTGCACGCGGCGGCGGTGGACGGCCGGCCGGTGAAGCAGGTGCTGCGCTGGACACAGGGCGGCGGCGCGCAAGAGGCCGTACGGATACTCCGCACCCACCCGAAGGCCGCCTCCGGCCAGGCGGGCCTGCTGGAATCCGCGCTCACCGCCTACCCCGAACGCCGAGAGACGGCCCAGCAGCTGACGGGCCGTGTGCTGGGCGCCCTCTCGTCGATCCACATCCGGGACGCCTGCACACCCAACCGAACTGATGCGCTCGCCCTGGATTCTTTTGCCGCCGAGGGGGGCACGCTCTATGTGGTGGGTGAGCCGATCGAAGATCCCCGATCCCGCCCGGGTGCGATGCCGCTGCTCACCGCACTCACCTCGCACGTGGTCGAGCACGGCCGCCGCATGGCCGCACGGTCATCTGACGGTCGGCTCGACCCACCAATGACCCTGGTCCTGGACGACATCGCGGCCGTGGCGCCGCTTCCCCAGCTCCCGGAGCTGCTGGTCACCGGCGAGAAGCGCGGACTTCCGACGCTTGCTCTGCTCCGCTCCCCGCAACAGGGCAAGGACCGCTGGCCGCAGCACGAACTGTCGGACAGGGCCTAA
- a CDS encoding C40 family peptidase, with translation MSFVALLVIGTYSAAAGMAGGGGGAVALAKGAVPAAYQPLVQKWGNYCPAINPALLAAQLYQESGWNPTAQSPADAKGIAQFIPGTWEAHAIDGDNDGVKDIWDPADAIPSAASYDCELAGYVKDVPGDPASNMLAAYNAGAYAVIKYGGVPPYRETQNYVKVIRTLEKSFSRPVGRVEPSKQAAAAIYFAQQKLGTPYLWGGNGTADQGGRFDCSGLTQAAYRTVDIELPRVANDQYNAGEHPSRDELLPGDLVFFSDDLTNSRAIRHVGLYVGGGYMINAPYTGSVIRFDKIDTPDYFGATRVTEDGAKSLPTTLPENRPEA, from the coding sequence ATGAGCTTCGTCGCCCTGCTCGTCATCGGCACCTATTCCGCCGCGGCCGGCATGGCCGGGGGCGGCGGCGGGGCGGTGGCGCTGGCCAAGGGGGCGGTGCCCGCCGCGTACCAGCCGCTGGTGCAGAAGTGGGGCAACTACTGTCCCGCCATCAATCCGGCCCTCCTCGCCGCGCAGTTGTACCAGGAGAGCGGCTGGAACCCGACCGCGCAGAGCCCCGCCGACGCCAAGGGCATCGCGCAGTTCATCCCCGGCACCTGGGAAGCGCACGCGATCGACGGGGACAACGACGGCGTCAAGGACATCTGGGACCCGGCCGACGCGATCCCCTCGGCGGCCTCGTACGACTGTGAACTGGCCGGTTACGTCAAGGACGTGCCCGGGGACCCGGCCAGCAACATGCTGGCGGCCTACAACGCGGGGGCGTACGCCGTCATCAAGTACGGGGGCGTGCCGCCGTACCGGGAGACGCAGAACTACGTCAAGGTCATCCGGACGCTGGAGAAGAGCTTCTCCCGGCCCGTCGGGCGGGTGGAGCCGTCCAAGCAGGCCGCCGCCGCCATCTACTTCGCCCAGCAGAAGCTCGGCACGCCCTATCTGTGGGGCGGCAACGGCACGGCGGACCAGGGAGGCCGGTTCGACTGCTCCGGGCTGACGCAGGCGGCGTACCGGACCGTGGACATCGAGCTGCCCCGGGTGGCCAACGACCAGTACAACGCGGGCGAGCATCCCTCGCGGGACGAACTGCTCCCCGGTGATCTGGTCTTCTTCTCCGACGATCTGACCAATTCGCGCGCGATCCGGCACGTGGGGCTGTACGTCGGCGGCGGGTACATGATCAACGCTCCGTACACGGGGTCCGTGATCCGGTTCGACAAGATCGATACGCCGGACTACTTCGGGGCGACCCGCGTCACCGAGGACGGCGCGAAATCGCTCCCCACGACCCTGCCGGAAAACCGCCCCGAAGCCTGA
- a CDS encoding FAD-binding oxidoreductase, with protein sequence MQRRTLLTAAAAALAATTVATGCSAGSSGGSTDRPSGGTDATRGADGKAGGGSAGATSAASTGRVPAPRASAGAPGWSALARGLDGRLVRPQDATYDAARRLYNTRFDGLKPAAIAYVSGESDIKECLAFARAHATPVSIRNGGHSYAGWSSGNGRLVIDISALDSLSRASDGIIGAGAKLADVYRALARHGRTIPAGSCPTVGVSGLTLGGGHGVASRAYGLTCDSLASATLITADGKRLTADARRNTDLFWALRGAGNGNFGVVTELRFDTHPAPGTTSAYLTWPWSKAADVIAAWQEWGPGQPDEIWSSLHLDGGPGGVAPTLSVSAFCLGDESELRNAIDRLGDRAGHAASVSLRQRGYEEAMLVYAGCSGYTREQCRLPGSTPGRSARGALKRETYAAASDFFDRSLSPAGIRALVSAAEGFTLLPVSAGGEGSLTLTALGGAVNRVDPLATSFVHRRSRMLAQYVAAWPHGAAGTAQRAWLKSAHGSMRAHASGAAYQNYIDPTLTNWRSAYYGPAADRLSRLKKRYDPDRLFDFPQAL encoded by the coding sequence ATGCAACGGCGCACGCTGCTCACCGCCGCCGCCGCCGCACTGGCCGCGACGACCGTCGCCACCGGCTGCTCGGCCGGATCCTCCGGCGGGTCCACCGACAGGCCCTCCGGCGGAACGGACGCGACGCGCGGCGCGGACGGAAAGGCGGGCGGGGGCTCGGCGGGCGCCACGAGCGCCGCCTCGACCGGCCGCGTCCCCGCGCCCCGCGCCTCCGCCGGAGCACCCGGCTGGAGCGCGCTGGCGCGCGGGCTCGACGGCCGGCTCGTCCGGCCGCAGGACGCCACGTACGACGCGGCCCGCCGGCTCTACAACACCCGCTTCGACGGCCTGAAGCCCGCGGCCATCGCCTACGTGTCCGGCGAATCCGACATCAAGGAGTGCCTCGCCTTCGCCCGCGCCCACGCCACCCCCGTCTCGATCCGCAACGGCGGCCACTCCTACGCCGGCTGGTCCAGCGGCAACGGACGGCTCGTCATCGACATATCCGCGCTCGACTCGCTGAGCCGGGCCTCGGACGGCATCATCGGCGCGGGCGCCAAGCTCGCCGACGTCTACCGCGCCCTCGCGCGCCACGGCCGCACGATCCCCGCCGGATCCTGCCCCACCGTCGGCGTCTCCGGGCTCACCCTCGGCGGCGGCCACGGAGTCGCCTCCCGCGCCTACGGCCTCACCTGCGACAGCCTCGCCTCCGCCACCCTCATCACGGCCGACGGCAAACGGCTGACCGCCGACGCGCGGCGGAACACGGACCTCTTCTGGGCGCTGCGCGGCGCGGGGAACGGCAACTTCGGCGTCGTCACCGAGCTGCGCTTCGACACCCACCCGGCGCCCGGCACCACCTCCGCCTATCTGACCTGGCCGTGGTCGAAGGCCGCCGACGTGATCGCCGCCTGGCAGGAGTGGGGCCCCGGCCAGCCCGACGAGATCTGGTCGTCCCTCCATCTCGACGGCGGGCCCGGCGGTGTCGCCCCCACCCTCTCCGTCTCCGCCTTCTGCCTGGGCGACGAGTCCGAGCTGCGCAACGCCATCGACCGGCTGGGCGACCGCGCGGGCCACGCCGCCTCCGTATCGCTGCGGCAGCGCGGCTACGAGGAGGCCATGCTCGTCTACGCGGGATGCTCCGGCTACACGCGGGAGCAGTGCCGGCTGCCGGGCAGCACACCGGGCCGCAGCGCGCGGGGCGCGCTCAAGCGCGAGACGTACGCCGCCGCCTCCGACTTCTTCGACCGGTCGCTCTCCCCCGCCGGGATCCGCGCACTGGTCTCGGCGGCCGAGGGGTTCACCCTGCTGCCCGTGTCAGCGGGCGGCGAGGGGTCGCTCACGCTCACCGCGCTCGGCGGGGCCGTCAACCGGGTGGACCCGCTGGCCACGTCCTTCGTCCACCGGCGTTCCCGGATGCTGGCGCAGTACGTCGCGGCCTGGCCGCACGGAGCCGCCGGAACCGCCCAGCGGGCATGGCTGAAAAGCGCTCATGGATCGATGCGCGCGCACGCGTCGGGCGCCGCGTACCAGAACTACATCGACCCGACGCTGACCAACTGGCGCTCGGCGTACTACGGCCCGGCAGCCGACCGGCTGAGCAGGCTGAAGAAGCGGTACGACCCCGACCGGCTGTTCGACTTCCCGCAGGCGCTGTAG
- a CDS encoding GNAT family N-acetyltransferase: MAVIIEAAGSKDFFGRSSGQAQGQLVGVYVRPEHRGTELIGALVGAALDWAWSLEEPRLDRVRLYVHERNQRARAAYLKLGFAPTGAGMPAQDDPLLREVELAIARP, encoded by the coding sequence GTGGCCGTCATCATCGAGGCGGCCGGCAGCAAGGACTTCTTCGGCAGGTCGTCCGGTCAGGCGCAGGGCCAACTCGTCGGCGTGTACGTACGTCCTGAGCACCGCGGCACCGAGCTGATCGGCGCGCTGGTCGGGGCCGCTCTCGACTGGGCGTGGTCGCTGGAGGAGCCTCGGCTGGACCGCGTACGGCTCTATGTCCACGAGAGGAATCAGCGGGCCCGTGCCGCCTATCTGAAGCTGGGGTTCGCACCCACCGGCGCCGGTATGCCGGCCCAGGACGATCCGCTGCTCAGAGAGGTGGAGCTGGCGATCGCCCGTCCTTAG
- a CDS encoding ATP-binding protein gives MRDPMSILTEAFTSFLFGKVETTRLPVRTSTGQAQAVYLPTAAPGLGDSGVIIGREVYSGKGYIYDPFQLYGQQLPAPHWLVLGESGNGKSALEKTYVLRQLRFRDRQVVVLDAQGEDGAGEWNLIAQELGITPIRLDAMAALDHGIRLNPLDPAITTTGQLALLRTIIEVALGHGLDERSGFALKVAHAYVNESIVERQPVLMDIVEQLRHPEPESAEAMNVDLDDVRAWGLDVALVLDRLVDGDLRGMFDGPTTVGIDLDAPLIVFDLSHIDRNSIAMPILMAIVGVWLEHTWIRPDRKKRIFLVEEAWHIINSPFVAQLFQRLLKFGRRLGLSFVAVVHHLSDVVDGAAAREAAAILKMASTRTIYAQKADEARATGRVLGLPRWAVEIIPTLTPGIAVWDVNGNVQVVKHLVTEAERPLVFTDRAMTENSAASNASDAADALALGGGGLPEDMRAAEWEAEQRAAHLERQRRLNESSESTVA, from the coding sequence GTGCGAGATCCGATGTCCATCCTCACGGAAGCCTTCACCAGCTTCCTCTTCGGGAAGGTGGAGACGACCCGCCTGCCGGTCCGTACCTCGACCGGTCAGGCCCAGGCCGTCTACCTGCCCACCGCCGCCCCCGGGCTCGGCGACTCGGGCGTGATCATCGGCCGCGAGGTCTACAGCGGCAAGGGCTACATCTACGACCCGTTCCAGCTGTACGGGCAGCAGCTGCCCGCCCCGCACTGGCTGGTGCTCGGCGAGTCCGGGAACGGCAAGTCCGCGCTGGAGAAGACCTACGTCCTGCGCCAGCTCCGGTTCCGCGACCGCCAGGTCGTCGTCCTCGACGCCCAGGGCGAGGACGGCGCGGGCGAATGGAACCTGATCGCGCAGGAGCTGGGTATAACCCCCATCCGGCTGGACGCGATGGCCGCGCTGGACCACGGCATCCGGCTCAACCCGCTCGACCCGGCGATCACCACGACCGGGCAGCTCGCCCTCCTCCGTACGATCATCGAAGTCGCCCTGGGCCACGGCCTGGACGAACGCTCCGGCTTCGCCCTCAAGGTCGCGCACGCCTACGTCAACGAGAGCATCGTCGAGCGCCAGCCGGTGCTGATGGACATCGTGGAGCAACTGCGCCACCCGGAGCCGGAGTCGGCCGAGGCGATGAACGTGGACCTGGACGACGTACGGGCCTGGGGCCTGGACGTCGCGCTGGTCCTGGACCGGCTGGTCGACGGCGACCTGCGCGGCATGTTCGACGGGCCGACGACCGTCGGCATCGACCTGGACGCCCCGCTGATCGTCTTCGACCTCTCGCACATCGACCGCAACTCGATCGCGATGCCGATCCTGATGGCGATCGTGGGCGTCTGGCTGGAGCACACCTGGATCCGCCCCGACCGCAAGAAGCGCATCTTCCTGGTCGAGGAAGCCTGGCACATCATCAACTCGCCCTTCGTGGCCCAGCTGTTCCAGCGGCTGCTGAAGTTCGGCCGCCGACTGGGGCTGTCCTTCGTCGCCGTGGTCCACCACCTCTCCGACGTGGTCGACGGCGCGGCCGCCCGGGAAGCGGCGGCCATCCTCAAGATGGCCTCGACCCGGACGATCTACGCCCAGAAGGCCGACGAGGCGAGAGCCACGGGCCGGGTCCTCGGCCTGCCCCGGTGGGCCGTGGAGATCATCCCGACGCTCACCCCCGGCATCGCCGTCTGGGACGTCAACGGCAACGTCCAGGTCGTCAAACACCTGGTGACGGAGGCCGAACGGCCGCTCGTCTTCACCGACCGCGCCATGACGGAGAACTCCGCCGCGTCCAACGCCTCGGACGCCGCCGACGCCCTCGCGCTGGGCGGTGGCGGACTACCGGAGGACATGAGAGCGGCGGAGTGGGAGGCGGAACAGCGAGCGGCTCACCTGGAGAGGCAACGCCGGCTGAACGAATCCTCCGAGTCGACGGTGGCATGA
- a CDS encoding PDR/VanB family oxidoreductase → MQRTVADRIDRVAEDVVSLVLRGAAGPLAPWAPGAHIDLALPNWLTRQYSLCGDPADRESYRVAVRHERLSRGGSEYVHRFLRAGRPLDVSLPRNHFPLEPAPAYLFLAGGIGITPVLPMLRAAVASGVPASLVYLGQSLATMPFVDELRSSYGERVRIVATGRQGRPDLAALAAALPPGALVYCCGPAPMLDAVAAAFPAERLRAERFRPMARTYAPNTEFEVVCARSGLTVPVPPDESVLDALTQAGHPLASGCREGVCGSCELTVLDGEPEHRDDIGAPAGRMYACVSRALSPRLVVDL, encoded by the coding sequence ATGCAGCGGACCGTCGCCGACCGGATCGACCGGGTCGCCGAGGACGTCGTCTCCCTCGTCCTGCGCGGCGCCGCCGGTCCGCTCGCGCCCTGGGCGCCGGGAGCCCATATCGATCTGGCCCTGCCGAACTGGCTGACCCGGCAGTACTCCCTGTGCGGCGACCCGGCGGACCGGGAGTCCTACCGCGTCGCGGTCCGGCACGAGCGCCTCAGCAGGGGCGGTTCGGAGTACGTCCACCGCTTCCTGCGCGCGGGCCGTCCCCTCGACGTCTCGCTGCCGCGCAACCACTTCCCGCTCGAACCCGCGCCCGCCTACCTGTTCCTGGCCGGCGGGATCGGCATCACCCCCGTCCTGCCGATGCTGCGGGCGGCGGTCGCGTCGGGCGTCCCGGCCTCGCTCGTCTACCTGGGGCAGTCGCTCGCGACCATGCCCTTCGTGGACGAGCTGCGCTCCTCGTACGGCGAGCGGGTACGGATCGTCGCCACGGGCCGGCAGGGCAGGCCCGACCTCGCCGCCCTGGCCGCCGCGCTGCCCCCGGGCGCGCTCGTCTACTGCTGCGGTCCGGCGCCGATGCTCGACGCGGTGGCCGCCGCCTTCCCCGCCGAGCGGCTGCGTGCGGAGCGGTTCCGGCCGATGGCCAGGACGTACGCCCCGAACACGGAGTTCGAGGTGGTGTGCGCCCGGTCGGGGCTGACGGTCCCGGTGCCGCCCGACGAATCGGTGCTCGACGCCCTGACCCAGGCCGGACACCCCCTGGCCTCCGGCTGCCGCGAAGGCGTCTGCGGCAGCTGCGAACTCACCGTCCTCGACGGGGAGCCCGAGCACCGGGACGACATCGGGGCGCCCGCGGGCCGCATGTACGCCTGCGTGTCCCGCGCGCTGTCCCCGCGGCTCGTCGTGGACCTCTGA
- a CDS encoding phosphatase PAP2 family protein → MAGLVLDGSNPDVSLLYDINGLAKDAPSWFDRAMAFTGEYGIMIGLVLVVLAAWWSVRRAGSAEDSVTAVAGLLWAPLAAGVALLINIPIRGFVERPRPFLDHKGLEVLVTGKTDYSFVSDHATMAMAIAVGVFVAHRRLGIAAIGLALLEGFCRVYMGVHYPTDVIGGFALGTAVALLLTPLALALLTPLVSAVARTDRLGPLVRSRAARERDRTESGAAAVGGTRPLGIPEPRPDDNNLAA, encoded by the coding sequence ATGGCTGGACTCGTACTGGATGGGTCGAACCCCGATGTCAGCCTGCTCTATGACATCAACGGGCTGGCCAAGGACGCCCCCTCGTGGTTCGACCGCGCCATGGCGTTCACCGGCGAGTACGGGATCATGATCGGGCTGGTGCTCGTCGTGCTCGCGGCCTGGTGGAGCGTGCGCAGGGCCGGTTCGGCGGAGGATTCGGTCACCGCCGTCGCCGGGCTCCTCTGGGCGCCGCTGGCCGCCGGGGTCGCGCTGCTGATCAACATCCCGATCCGCGGTTTCGTGGAGCGTCCCCGGCCCTTCCTCGACCACAAGGGACTTGAGGTCCTGGTCACCGGCAAGACGGACTACTCGTTCGTCAGCGACCACGCCACCATGGCGATGGCCATCGCCGTCGGCGTCTTCGTCGCGCACCGCAGGCTCGGCATCGCCGCGATCGGGCTGGCGCTGCTCGAAGGTTTCTGCCGCGTCTACATGGGCGTCCACTATCCGACCGATGTGATCGGCGGCTTCGCGCTCGGTACGGCGGTCGCCCTGCTGCTCACCCCCCTCGCGCTCGCCCTGCTGACGCCGCTCGTCTCCGCCGTAGCCCGTACGGACCGCCTCGGTCCGCTCGTACGGTCGCGGGCGGCGCGCGAGCGGGACCGTACGGAGTCCGGGGCCGCCGCGGTCGGCGGGACCCGGCCGCTGGGGATCCCCGAGCCGCGGCCCGACGACAACAACCTGGCCGCCTGA